Genomic segment of Pseudobdellovibrionaceae bacterium:
TGCAAACTCTACGATGGCTCACGCGAAAATTCTTGACCAACCACTGACCAAGATCGCGTCTCTTAGCAGGTTTTAGAGCTTTTTTTGAACCACCTCTTGGAGCATTTGTTTATCCAGCATGAGGTCTGCTACTAGGTTCTTTAAACGACGAATCTCGTCTTCTTGCTGTTTTAGCTTGCGTAGCTCACTTATCCCTAACCCTGCATACTTCTTCTTCCATGTATAAAAAGTTTGCTCGGTTATTCCTAGGCTACGACAAACTTCCTTGGCTCGTTCGCCAGACTCGGCTCTGCGAAGGGCGTGCACGATCTGTTCTTCTGTGTATCTTGTTTTTTTCATTTATCCTCCTTAGGGCTTTAAGGACCACTTGTCACGACGCTTCTAAAGATACCCATGGCCTTCTTTTTGGGGAGGAGGTCAGCTAGTGCTGCTCGAAGATATATCGCAAATTCTATTTAAGTTTTAAACTTCTAAGAGCTTACAAACTCAAAACGTAAAGGGGAGTGTCTCATTTTTGGAATGGGTCGGGTGGTGCCTTTTTTGCAAGTGATAGTGGAACACAAAGACTCATATTGGGGGTATGTATGAGACATTTGGCGTTTAACCTAATGTATTTGATCTTAGGACAGATTTTAGTTGTTAATGCTTGGGCACTTGATCCGAATGCGTGTAAGAATCCGACTAAGGATGGCTATACTGTGCAAAATGTGAACAGCAAAGATCCTATCAGTTTGATGTCTCATTCTGATGCAGTTAAACTTTTTAATGAGCTTAAGAATCCAAAATATAAAATTCCATATTTGAATGCCAATAACAATTGTGATGCTCGAGGGCACCAGATTTCTCAAATTTTAAAAAGCAAATATAATATTTCTACCATTAAAATTTTTGTTGAAGCTGTAAATGAAGTCCATTACGGCGCGGGAGCCCCATCTTTTATGCGTGATGATTTTGTAGATGATGGTTCACGTGTTGTATTAGACGCCAAAGATATTTTAGGAAACTATCACACATGGAGCTACCACACCGCTCCTGCCGTATGTGTAAGAAAAAATGGCAAAGATGAACTGTACGTCTTTGATCTCTCTTTATTCTCTGAACCTGTTCCCTATAACACATGGAAAAATAAAATGACTGACGGATTGTCACCATCAGCCTACGAAGTTTCAAGCACAAACATGTACTCTATGATGAGACAAGGCCCCGATCAACCTGCAAAAACTCAATTTGAAAATTGGGAAACCTCAATGATGAAAGATGCTCTAAGTAAGGACTGGAGCGGTCACCAAAGACTTCTAAGACAACACCCCACAGCCTCAAGTCCCACCCATCAAACCACCATCAACTAAACTCAGACTCTTTGCACTTTCGGAAAGGGTTTTGGAATTTAAAATATAATTCTAGATATACTTTCAAATGGCCCCAGACGATTGCGGGTGCAAAGCGTCTTCGGCACGCGTTACCCTCTGGGCCCTTTCGGCCCCACAGGCCAACGCGTGTCGGATACGCATTGCTCGCCTCGGAGGGACCATTTGAAAGTATATCTAGAATTATATTTTAAATTCCAAAACCCTTTCCGAAAGTGCAAAGAGTCTGAGTTTATAAATATGAATTAGTTTACTGGTCTTTGGTCTTAAAAGATATTGCTTAACAGAGAGTTGATTTGACCCCAGTGATGAATGCTCTGATCCTTTAATTAGAAACTCTTATATGTCGGAAATAAGGTTCGACGTTTCTACAAGCCACCATAAAAGGCTGACTAAGAGGGGTTAGATGATTTGTGTTCAAAAGTTTTGTCGTGTCGCTAGTAGTGTATTCTTTAGTTTATTCCTTATTCTCCCACAAATTTCACAAGCTTTTCCTTTGATTCCTGATCGGGATATGACTCCTGGGCATATTTGTGAAGTCAGTGATCCTGATTTTAAAGAGTACCGTTATTACGAGCAAATTCCTTATTGTTATAGAAATGTAAGTAGCTCTCGAAAAAAACAGATTTATGCTAAATATCGAATCCCTAAATCTTGCCAACATAGATATACCATTGATCATCTGATCCCCTTATCTATCGGGGGAAGCAATACAGATGAAAATTTATGGCCTGAACATGTGTTAGTGAAGGCCACCAGAGCCAATCTTGAAAATCAAATTTATTGGTCGTTACGACGAGGTGAGATCACACAAGAAGAAGCAGTTGAGACTGTTTTGCTTGAAAAGAACAATGTAGTTCAGGTGCTCCAGTCTCACAATTTTAAAAGCGGCTGCGATATCCCCACGCTATAAATAATCCGCCAAAGCTTTTGGGCAAGGCTTTTGCAAATTCCAAAAGCTGATATTGCTATAATGGGGATGTGACTTTTAATTTGCAGTAGAAGATGGGCCCGTATCCTTTGATGTGAGGTAGGATCATTTGTCCATAAGTTGTGGGGCAGGAGCCTAGTTCGTCAAAAGAGGGTGCGGGTATAAGTTCTACGTGGTCTTTTTTCTTTTTTAAAAACTTAGCGATCACATCGTCATTTTCGATGGGATTGA
This window contains:
- a CDS encoding HNH endonuclease, whose protein sequence is MICVQKFCRVASSVFFSLFLILPQISQAFPLIPDRDMTPGHICEVSDPDFKEYRYYEQIPYCYRNVSSSRKKQIYAKYRIPKSCQHRYTIDHLIPLSIGGSNTDENLWPEHVLVKATRANLENQIYWSLRRGEITQEEAVETVLLEKNNVVQVLQSHNFKSGCDIPTL
- a CDS encoding protein-glutamine glutaminase family protein, which gives rise to MRHLAFNLMYLILGQILVVNAWALDPNACKNPTKDGYTVQNVNSKDPISLMSHSDAVKLFNELKNPKYKIPYLNANNNCDARGHQISQILKSKYNISTIKIFVEAVNEVHYGAGAPSFMRDDFVDDGSRVVLDAKDILGNYHTWSYHTAPAVCVRKNGKDELYVFDLSLFSEPVPYNTWKNKMTDGLSPSAYEVSSTNMYSMMRQGPDQPAKTQFENWETSMMKDALSKDWSGHQRLLRQHPTASSPTHQTTIN